A part of Microcoleus sp. AS-A8 genomic DNA contains:
- a CDS encoding transposase: MKETTPAAMPPCFDRWCKRFDDIWTHKAQKREFRNYIGGLLGESERKNLSQMADNAVGVSYHRLHHFLTEAPWSTLEVNERRLVVMNQCSQTRISRGFTLIVDDSGHRKSGNFTEG; this comes from the coding sequence ATGAAAGAGACAACTCCTGCCGCCATGCCCCCTTGCTTCGATAGATGGTGTAAACGCTTTGATGATATCTGGACACATAAAGCACAAAAACGGGAGTTTAGAAACTATATCGGGGGATTATTAGGGGAAAGTGAACGAAAAAATCTGTCTCAAATGGCGGATAACGCTGTCGGAGTGAGTTACCACCGATTACACCATTTTTTGACGGAAGCGCCCTGGTCAACCTTAGAAGTAAATGAGCGTCGCCTGGTGGTGATGAATCAGTGTAGTCAAACCCGGATAAGTAGAGGATTCACATTAATCGTTGATGATTCAGGTCATAGAAAGAGTGGCAATTTCACAGAGGG
- a CDS encoding endonuclease/exonuclease/phosphatase family protein: MVKVVTINILFEMEKWAQRRELLVEGLAAQQADLIGLQEVKLPEDNSAWLAQQLNMPYVQLVPSKGLDDKGFPYYGGAILSRHPFTQQDTLDLQTQGRVAQYVQVEVDGQPLVFCNGHYYWYPGPKPERVKQVQLLLDWLGKLPPDMPIVAVGDFNGMPETPAIAKRCCEAQIALMRERFTSAYAAYHGHEPEYTCPTPLRKRRSLQRRLVKYLVNVWIHRNLRPWRGTLDYVFINQHLRVQNCQLILTEPAPNDPTVYPSDHFGIAAELEIVSYSS; encoded by the coding sequence GTGGTCAAAGTCGTCACGATTAACATTCTGTTTGAAATGGAAAAATGGGCGCAGCGTCGCGAACTCTTGGTGGAGGGTTTGGCAGCTCAACAAGCAGATTTAATCGGACTACAGGAGGTCAAGCTTCCAGAAGACAACAGCGCTTGGCTGGCACAGCAGCTTAATATGCCTTACGTGCAGCTAGTGCCTTCCAAAGGACTAGACGATAAAGGTTTCCCCTATTACGGAGGAGCAATTCTCAGCCGTCATCCCTTCACGCAACAGGACACTCTTGACTTGCAAACTCAGGGACGAGTAGCCCAATACGTGCAGGTTGAAGTGGACGGTCAGCCATTGGTATTTTGTAACGGGCATTATTACTGGTATCCTGGTCCCAAACCCGAACGGGTAAAGCAGGTGCAGTTGCTTCTCGACTGGCTGGGTAAGTTACCACCCGATATGCCAATCGTGGCAGTAGGGGATTTTAACGGTATGCCTGAGACACCGGCGATAGCGAAGCGCTGCTGCGAAGCGCAGATCGCACTGATGCGCGAGAGATTTACCTCAGCTTACGCAGCGTACCACGGTCACGAGCCGGAATATACCTGTCCCACACCCTTAAGAAAACGACGTAGCTTGCAGCGTCGGTTGGTCAAATACCTAGTCAACGTATGGATTCACCGCAACTTGCGACCTTGGCGCGGTACGCTGGACTACGTGTTTATCAACCAGCACCTGCGCGTGCAAAACTGCCAACTCATTCTCACCGAACCTGCTCCCAATGACCCCACCGTGTACCCCTCTGACCATTTTGGCATTGCGGCTGAACTTGAAATAGTGAGCTACTCATCTTGA
- a CDS encoding Uma2 family endonuclease yields MVEYNSLQYLPTEEDLPETDNTPVDNELQILIPNLLRAILALLWASRMDWFLGVNLGIYYHPDKAAIGPDGFLSLGVPRRRSAKGRLSYVVWQENNVVPQWVLEVVSKTPGGEYDDKMTKYAEMGVLYYTIYNSDYWKRDKHEPFEVYRLERGAYVRQRGNPVWMPEIGLGIGYEQGTHEGWSREWLYWYDQQGNRFPAPENVIQQERLRAERAEQQARMAEQQLADLIAKLRERGIDPDNL; encoded by the coding sequence ATGGTAGAGTACAACTCGTTGCAATATCTTCCTACAGAAGAAGACCTGCCTGAAACTGACAATACCCCTGTGGATAATGAGCTGCAAATCCTCATCCCTAATCTGCTACGAGCAATCCTGGCTCTTTTGTGGGCTTCCCGAATGGACTGGTTTTTGGGAGTTAACTTGGGAATCTACTATCACCCAGACAAAGCAGCGATTGGGCCAGATGGTTTCTTGAGTCTGGGAGTTCCAAGGCGTAGGAGTGCCAAAGGACGATTGAGTTATGTCGTCTGGCAAGAAAACAACGTTGTGCCTCAGTGGGTTTTGGAAGTTGTCTCTAAAACGCCTGGTGGTGAATACGACGACAAGATGACTAAGTATGCAGAGATGGGGGTACTTTATTACACCATCTATAATTCCGACTACTGGAAACGGGACAAGCATGAGCCGTTTGAGGTTTATCGCCTAGAGAGGGGAGCTTACGTGCGGCAGAGGGGAAATCCCGTGTGGATGCCGGAAATTGGGCTAGGGATTGGGTATGAGCAGGGGACGCATGAGGGCTGGAGTCGTGAATGGCTGTACTGGTATGACCAGCAAGGCAACCGATTTCCTGCTCCAGAGAATGTAATTCAGCAAGAGCGGCTAAGGGCTGAGCGAGCGGAGCAGCAGGCGAGGATGGCTGAGCAGCAACTTGCAGACTTGATTGCTAAGTTGCGGGAACGGGGCATTGACCCAGACAATCTGTGA